The segment ATGACCAATATCTGCTAATAAAATACTGTTTTCTGCTTTAAAAAACTCATGATATTTAAAATCTGCACTTACATAAGCATCTGCTCCAGCTCTTATTGCGTTAGAAATTGCAAAACTTCCAGAACCACCCAAAACGGCTACTTTTTTTATCTTATTGTGGATGAGTTCAGAATAACGAACACATTCTGTATTCATAGTCTGTTTTAAGAATAGTAAAAATTCTTTTTCCTCCATTGCTGTTGGAAGTTCACCAATCATTCCCATTCCAATATTTTGATGAATATTTTCTGTGGTAATTATTTCATAAGCAACCTCCTCATAAGGATGGTTATCATGAAGCGATTTTAAAATCTTAGCTTCATTTTTACTTTCAAAAACAATACTTATTCGCGTTTCTTTTTCTGTGTGAATTTTTCCTTTTTCGCCTATTACGGGGTTAGAATTCTCATTTCCTCTGTAAGTTCCTCTGCCTTCAATATTAAAAGAACATTGATCGTAGTTGCCAATATTTCCAGCTCCAGCTTCAAAAAGCGAATTTCTTAAATCAGCTGCTTTAGTAGAAGGAACAAATGTGGTTAGTTTTTTTATAATTCCCTTTTTAGGAATTAAGATTTTTGTGTTTTCAAGTCCTAAAACTTCAGACATTTTTGCAGAAACTCCGTTTTTAGAATTGTCTAAAGCAGTGTGAGTTGCATAAATAGCGATATCATTTTTTATTGCTTTTAACACCGTACGTTCTACGTAAGAATTACCGTTTAGTTTT is part of the Polaribacter sp. SA4-10 genome and harbors:
- a CDS encoding Nif3-like dinuclear metal center hexameric protein, producing MIIKDITNYIEELAPLSYAEDFDNVGLLVGNYQTEITNILVTLDTLEETVDEAIAKNCNLIISFHPIIFGGLKKLNGNSYVERTVLKAIKNDIAIYATHTALDNSKNGVSAKMSEVLGLENTKILIPKKGIIKKLTTFVPSTKAADLRNSLFEAGAGNIGNYDQCSFNIEGRGTYRGNENSNPVIGEKGKIHTEKETRISIVFESKNEAKILKSLHDNHPYEEVAYEIITTENIHQNIGMGMIGELPTAMEEKEFLLFLKQTMNTECVRYSELIHNKIKKVAVLGGSGSFAISNAIRAGADAYVSADFKYHEFFKAENSILLADIGHYESEQFTKNLLVDYLTKKFTNFAVILSEKSTNPIYYI